A DNA window from Jaculus jaculus isolate mJacJac1 chromosome 1, mJacJac1.mat.Y.cur, whole genome shotgun sequence contains the following coding sequences:
- the Vegfb gene encoding vascular endothelial growth factor B isoform X2, which translates to MSPLLRRLLFAALLQLARTQTPVSQHDAPGHPKKVVSWIDVYSRATCQPREVVVPLTMELMGSVAKQMVPSCVTLQRCGGCCPDDGLECVPTGQHQVRMQILMIRYPSSHLEEMFLEEHSQCECRPKTKQSAVKLDSPRIHCPRCTQRRQRPDPRTCRCRCRHRSLLRCQGRGLELNPDTCRCRKLRR; encoded by the exons ATGAGCCCCCTGCTCCGCCGCCTGCTGTTCGCCGCGCTCCTGCAGCTGGCCCGCACCCAG ACCCCTGTCTCCCAGCACGATGCTCCCGGCCACCCAAAGAAAG TGGTGTCATGGATAGATGTGTATTCTCGTGCCACCTGCCAACCCAGGGAGGTGGTGGTGCCCCTCACTATGGAGCTCATGGGCTCTGTGGCCAAACAAATGGTgcccagctgtgtgaccttgcagCGCTGCGGTGGCTGCTGTCCTGACGATGGCCTGGAATGTGTGCCCACTGGGCAGCACCAAGTCCGAATGCAG ATCCTCATGATCCGTTACCCAAGCAGTCATCTGGAGGAGATGTTTCTGGAAGAACACAGCCAGTGTGAATGCAG ACCAAAAACAAAGCAGAGTGCTGTGAAGCTGGACAG CCCCAGGATCCACTGCCCACGCTGCACCCAGCGCCGACAGCGCCCTGACCCCCGGACCTGCCGCTGTCGCTGCCGACACCGCAGCCTCCTCCGTTGCCAAGGGCGGGGCTTAGAGCTCAACCCAGACACTTGCAG
- the Vegfb gene encoding vascular endothelial growth factor B isoform X1 — MSPLLRRLLFAALLQLARTQTPVSQHDAPGHPKKVVSWIDVYSRATCQPREVVVPLTMELMGSVAKQMVPSCVTLQRCGGCCPDDGLECVPTGQHQVRMQILMIRYPSSHLEEMFLEEHSQCECRPKTKQSAVKLDRAATPHHHPQPRSVPGWDSVPGAPSPADIIHPTSAPGSTAHAAPSADSALTPGPAAVAADTAASSVAKGGA; from the exons ATGAGCCCCCTGCTCCGCCGCCTGCTGTTCGCCGCGCTCCTGCAGCTGGCCCGCACCCAG ACCCCTGTCTCCCAGCACGATGCTCCCGGCCACCCAAAGAAAG TGGTGTCATGGATAGATGTGTATTCTCGTGCCACCTGCCAACCCAGGGAGGTGGTGGTGCCCCTCACTATGGAGCTCATGGGCTCTGTGGCCAAACAAATGGTgcccagctgtgtgaccttgcagCGCTGCGGTGGCTGCTGTCCTGACGATGGCCTGGAATGTGTGCCCACTGGGCAGCACCAAGTCCGAATGCAG ATCCTCATGATCCGTTACCCAAGCAGTCATCTGGAGGAGATGTTTCTGGAAGAACACAGCCAGTGTGAATGCAG ACCAAAAACAAAGCAGAGTGCTGTGAAGCTGGACAG GGCTGCCACACCCCACCACCATCCCCAGCCCCGCTCTGTTCCGGGCTGGGACTCTGTCCCCGGAGCACCTTCCCCAGCTGACATCATACATCCCACTTCAGCCCCAGGATCCACTGCCCACGCTGCACCCAGCGCCGACAGCGCCCTGACCCCCGGACCTGCCGCTGTCGCTGCCGACACCGCAGCCTCCTCCGTTGCCAAGGGCGGGGCTTAG
- the Dnajc4 gene encoding dnaJ homolog subfamily C member 4 isoform X2, which yields MHLSGWSSFPSCSPAVTMPPLLLLLPLRLCRLWPRSPPTRLLTAATGQRTGSGSYYELLGVHPDASAEEVKRAFFTKSKELHPDRDPGNPALHSRFVELNEAYRVLSREQSRRSYDQQLRSASPPKSPGTTAHPKSSRQTYSSWEDPNARYWAQFPGVRRQGPEFRKQQHKHNRQVLGYCLLLMLAGMALHYVAFRKLEQVHRSFMDEKDRIITSIYNDTRARARANRARLQQERLQRQQQPPSPSRPPESPEILPEDPSP from the exons ATGCACCTCTCTGGGTGGTCTTCTTTCCCCAGCTGCTCGCCCGCGGTCACCATGCCACCCTTGTTGCTCCTGCTGCCCCTGCGCCTGTGCCGGCTGTGGCCCCGCAGCCCTCCTACTCGGCTTCTCACAGCAGCCACCGGGCAGCG GACTGGTTCTGGCAGTTACTATGAACTGTTGGGTGTGCATCCTGATGCCAGTGCTGAAGAGGTTAAACGCGCCTTCTTCACCAAGTCCAAAGAG CTGCACCCTGACCGAGACCCTGGGAACCCAGCCCTGCACAGCCGCTTTGTGGAACTAAATGAGGCATACCGAGTGCTCAGCCGTGAGCAGAGCCGTCGCAGCTATGACCAGCAGCTCCGTTCAGCCAGCCCCCCCAAATCTCCAGGGACCACAGCCCATCCCAAGTCTTCACGACAAACATACAG CTCCTGGGAAGATCCGAACGCACGCTACTGGGCCCAGTTTCCTGGTGTGAGGCGGCAGGGGCCTGAGTTCAGGAAGCAGCAGCACAAGCACAACCGGCAGGTGCTGGGGTACTGCCTCCTGCTCATGCTGGCAGGCATGGCCCTGCACTATGTCGCCTTCAG GAAGTTGGAGCAAGTGCACCGGAGCTTCATGGATGAAAAGGATCGGATCATCACTTCCATCTACAATGACACTCGGGCTAGAGCCAG GGCCAACAGAGCTAGGCTCCAGCAGGAGCGcctgcagaggcagcagcaacCGCCATCACCCTCCAGACCTCCCGAAAGCCCCGAGATCTTGCCAGAGGACCCCAGCCCGTGA
- the Dnajc4 gene encoding dnaJ homolog subfamily C member 4 isoform X1 gives MHLSGWSSFPSCSPAVTMPPLLLLLPLRLCRLWPRSPPTRLLTAATGQRTGSGSYYELLGVHPDASAEEVKRAFFTKSKELHPDRDPGNPALHSRFVELNEAYRVLSREQSRRSYDQQLRSASPPKSPGTTAHPKSSRQTYSSSWEDPNARYWAQFPGVRRQGPEFRKQQHKHNRQVLGYCLLLMLAGMALHYVAFRKLEQVHRSFMDEKDRIITSIYNDTRARARANRARLQQERLQRQQQPPSPSRPPESPEILPEDPSP, from the exons ATGCACCTCTCTGGGTGGTCTTCTTTCCCCAGCTGCTCGCCCGCGGTCACCATGCCACCCTTGTTGCTCCTGCTGCCCCTGCGCCTGTGCCGGCTGTGGCCCCGCAGCCCTCCTACTCGGCTTCTCACAGCAGCCACCGGGCAGCG GACTGGTTCTGGCAGTTACTATGAACTGTTGGGTGTGCATCCTGATGCCAGTGCTGAAGAGGTTAAACGCGCCTTCTTCACCAAGTCCAAAGAG CTGCACCCTGACCGAGACCCTGGGAACCCAGCCCTGCACAGCCGCTTTGTGGAACTAAATGAGGCATACCGAGTGCTCAGCCGTGAGCAGAGCCGTCGCAGCTATGACCAGCAGCTCCGTTCAGCCAGCCCCCCCAAATCTCCAGGGACCACAGCCCATCCCAAGTCTTCACGACAAACATACAG CAGCTCCTGGGAAGATCCGAACGCACGCTACTGGGCCCAGTTTCCTGGTGTGAGGCGGCAGGGGCCTGAGTTCAGGAAGCAGCAGCACAAGCACAACCGGCAGGTGCTGGGGTACTGCCTCCTGCTCATGCTGGCAGGCATGGCCCTGCACTATGTCGCCTTCAG GAAGTTGGAGCAAGTGCACCGGAGCTTCATGGATGAAAAGGATCGGATCATCACTTCCATCTACAATGACACTCGGGCTAGAGCCAG GGCCAACAGAGCTAGGCTCCAGCAGGAGCGcctgcagaggcagcagcaacCGCCATCACCCTCCAGACCTCCCGAAAGCCCCGAGATCTTGCCAGAGGACCCCAGCCCGTGA
- the Dnajc4 gene encoding dnaJ homolog subfamily C member 4 isoform X3 codes for MPPLLLLLPLRLCRLWPRSPPTRLLTAATGQRTGSGSYYELLGVHPDASAEEVKRAFFTKSKELHPDRDPGNPALHSRFVELNEAYRVLSREQSRRSYDQQLRSASPPKSPGTTAHPKSSRQTYSSSWEDPNARYWAQFPGVRRQGPEFRKQQHKHNRQVLGYCLLLMLAGMALHYVAFRKLEQVHRSFMDEKDRIITSIYNDTRARARANRARLQQERLQRQQQPPSPSRPPESPEILPEDPSP; via the exons ATGCCACCCTTGTTGCTCCTGCTGCCCCTGCGCCTGTGCCGGCTGTGGCCCCGCAGCCCTCCTACTCGGCTTCTCACAGCAGCCACCGGGCAGCG GACTGGTTCTGGCAGTTACTATGAACTGTTGGGTGTGCATCCTGATGCCAGTGCTGAAGAGGTTAAACGCGCCTTCTTCACCAAGTCCAAAGAG CTGCACCCTGACCGAGACCCTGGGAACCCAGCCCTGCACAGCCGCTTTGTGGAACTAAATGAGGCATACCGAGTGCTCAGCCGTGAGCAGAGCCGTCGCAGCTATGACCAGCAGCTCCGTTCAGCCAGCCCCCCCAAATCTCCAGGGACCACAGCCCATCCCAAGTCTTCACGACAAACATACAG CAGCTCCTGGGAAGATCCGAACGCACGCTACTGGGCCCAGTTTCCTGGTGTGAGGCGGCAGGGGCCTGAGTTCAGGAAGCAGCAGCACAAGCACAACCGGCAGGTGCTGGGGTACTGCCTCCTGCTCATGCTGGCAGGCATGGCCCTGCACTATGTCGCCTTCAG GAAGTTGGAGCAAGTGCACCGGAGCTTCATGGATGAAAAGGATCGGATCATCACTTCCATCTACAATGACACTCGGGCTAGAGCCAG GGCCAACAGAGCTAGGCTCCAGCAGGAGCGcctgcagaggcagcagcaacCGCCATCACCCTCCAGACCTCCCGAAAGCCCCGAGATCTTGCCAGAGGACCCCAGCCCGTGA
- the Nudt22 gene encoding uridine diphosphate glucose pyrophosphatase NUDT22 isoform X2, translating into MDPEVSLLLLCPPGGLPQEQVAEAPGLVDVPGGHPEPQALCPGHSPQHKDLRGELVVRELFSSVLQEICDEVNLPLLTLSQPLLLGIACNETSAGRASAEFYVQCSLTSEEVRNYYLSGGPEAHESTGIIFVETQRMQRLQETEMWSELCPSAKGAILLYNRVQGSPT; encoded by the exons ATGGACCCTGAggtgtctctgctgctgctgtgcccTCCTGGGGGACTGCCCCAGGAGCAG GTGGCCGAGGCCCCTGGGCTGGTGGACGTGCCTGGTGGGCACCCTGAGCCTCAG GCCCTGTGCCCTGGTCACAGCCCTCAGCATAAGGACCTCCGTGGGGAGCTGGTGGTACGTGAGCTGTTCTCCAGTGTCCTACAGGAGATCTGTGATGAG GTGAACTTGCCTCTTCTCACCTTGAGTCAGCCCCTGCTCTTGGGCATTGCTTGCAATGAGACCAGCGCCGGCAGAGCCAGTGCGGAGTTCTATGTTCA GTGCAGCCTGACTTCTGAGGAGGTGAGGAACTACTACCTGAGTGGGGGACCCGAGGCACACGAATCTACAGGAATCATCTTTGTGGAAACACAG CGGATGCAGAGACTGCAGGAGACTGAGATGTGGTCTGAGCTTTGCCCCTCTGCCAAAGGTGCCATCCTCCTGTACAATCGAGTACAGGGAAGTCCTACCTGA
- the Nudt22 gene encoding uridine diphosphate glucose pyrophosphatase NUDT22 isoform X1 — translation MDPEVSLLLLCPPGGLPQEQVGVELSPAHDRRPLPGGDKTIAAIWEKRLQTQPWLFDAPKFRLHSATLAPSSAGPQLLLRLGLTSYRDFLGTNWSTSASWLRQQGAVDWGDKQAYLADPLGVGAVLVTADDFHIFLRRSLQVAEAPGLVDVPGGHPEPQALCPGHSPQHKDLRGELVVRELFSSVLQEICDEVNLPLLTLSQPLLLGIACNETSAGRASAEFYVQCSLTSEEVRNYYLSGGPEAHESTGIIFVETQRMQRLQETEMWSELCPSAKGAILLYNRVQGSPT, via the exons ATGGACCCTGAggtgtctctgctgctgctgtgcccTCCTGGGGGACTGCCCCAGGAGCAGGTAGGGGTGGAGCTGAGCCCAGCCCATGACCGTCGCCCACTGCCAGGAGGGGACAAGACTATTGCTGCCATCTGGGAGAAGCGCCTACAGACCCAGCCCTGGCTCTTTGATGCCCCCAAGTTCCGCCTGCATTCAGCCACATTAGCACCCAGCTCTGCCGGGCCACAGTTGCTCCTGCGCTTGGGTCTGACTTCGTACCGGGACTTCTTAGGCACCAACTGGTCCACTTCAGCCTCTTGGCTCCGACAACAGGGAGCTGTAGATTGGGGTGACAAGCAAGCCTATCTGGCAGACCCACTGGGGGTGGGCGCTGTCTTGGTCACTGCAGATGACTTCCATATATTTTTGCGCCGTTCTCTGCAGGTGGCCGAGGCCCCTGGGCTGGTGGACGTGCCTGGTGGGCACCCTGAGCCTCAG GCCCTGTGCCCTGGTCACAGCCCTCAGCATAAGGACCTCCGTGGGGAGCTGGTGGTACGTGAGCTGTTCTCCAGTGTCCTACAGGAGATCTGTGATGAG GTGAACTTGCCTCTTCTCACCTTGAGTCAGCCCCTGCTCTTGGGCATTGCTTGCAATGAGACCAGCGCCGGCAGAGCCAGTGCGGAGTTCTATGTTCA GTGCAGCCTGACTTCTGAGGAGGTGAGGAACTACTACCTGAGTGGGGGACCCGAGGCACACGAATCTACAGGAATCATCTTTGTGGAAACACAG CGGATGCAGAGACTGCAGGAGACTGAGATGTGGTCTGAGCTTTGCCCCTCTGCCAAAGGTGCCATCCTCCTGTACAATCGAGTACAGGGAAGTCCTACCTGA